Proteins encoded by one window of Dioscorea cayenensis subsp. rotundata cultivar TDr96_F1 chromosome 6, TDr96_F1_v2_PseudoChromosome.rev07_lg8_w22 25.fasta, whole genome shotgun sequence:
- the LOC120263142 gene encoding uncharacterized protein LOC120263142, with the protein MGKGQVRSFVPHVSSPAELRISPKRVRITSSSQTHSVHLHEPHQLPPQGAIPNISEHGEDQASVSKPESNPIASSPKMSPYVHDSFSSDFAHDDNYTPILDANPPIESPFSKEASKSPQVIPSPQHPKEDSTPKAMEVASMSSSLPQLVRKDIGLESFWVNKLIEKVKSSRPHKQESLREETLKLHKNLMTHGANISITRDKIYEVIDMAKISHDTNNGGSNLSLAENEELMAKEERLKKTKLSLTTMSQHMDEANMELVHIRKKLQELRALEEKLKAQEKEKEQIISSGMSLLSDTPPIEEVNKSFDDIHQQIEALGGDGDKSQPLLSSKEALANFERAKAQL; encoded by the exons ATGGGAAAAGGCCAAGTCAGATCTTTTGTGCCTCATGTGTCTTCTCCGGCAGAGTTGAGAATTTCTCCTAAAAGGGTTCGAATCACTTCATCATCACAAACTCATTCGGTGCATCTACATGAACCTCATCAATTGCCACCTCAAG GTGCCATTCCTAACATAAGTGAACATGGAGAAGATCAAGCTAGCGTCTCCAAACCGGAATCGAACCCAATAG cttcttctccaaagatgaGCCCCTACGTACATGACTCCTTCTCTTCAGATTTTGCACACGACGACAACTACACGCCCATCCTTGATGCTAATCCTCCCATAGAAAGCCCTTTCTCAAAAGAAGCTTCAAAGTCACCGCAAGTCATCCCTTCTCCTCAACATCCAAAGGAAGACTCTACTCCAAAAGCTATGGAGGTTGCATCTATGAGCTCGTCTCTTCCTCAACTTGTGAGAAAAGACATAGGCTTGGAGTCTTTTTGGGTAAATAAGCTCATTGAAAAGGTGAAATCATCGCGTCCTCATAAACAAGAATCTTTGAGGGAGGAAACCTTAAAATTGCACAAAAACTTGATGACACATGGAGCCAACATTTCAATCACAAGAGACAAGATATATGAAGTAATTGATATGGCCAAGATTTCCCATGACACAAATAATGGAGGAAGTAACCTAAGCTTGGCAGAAAATGAGGAATTGATGGCAAAAGAGGAAAGGCTAAAGAAGACCAAATTGTCTCTCACAACAATGTCCCAACATATGGATGAGGCTAATATGGAGCTCGTACATATAAGAAAGAAATTGCAAGAGTTGAGAGCCCTAGAGGAAAAATTAAAAgcgcaagaaaaagaaaaagaacaaatcatcTCCTCAGGAATGAGTCTCTTATCTGATACTCCTCCCATTGAAGAAGTGAACAAGTCCTTCGATgatattcatcaacaaattgaagCACTTGGAGGTGACGGTGACAAATCACAACCCTTATTGTCATCTAAGGAGGCTCTTGCCAACTTTGAGAGAGCAAAAGCTCAACTTTAG